In Vigna angularis cultivar LongXiaoDou No.4 chromosome 8, ASM1680809v1, whole genome shotgun sequence, one DNA window encodes the following:
- the LOC108345728 gene encoding cullin-3A has translation MSTQKKRAFQIEAFKHRVVVDPKYAEKTWKVLEHAIHEIYNHNASGLSFEELYRNAYNMVLHKFGEKLYTGLVTTMTAHLKEISQSIESAQGEIFLDELNRKWVDHNKALQMIRDILMYMDRTFIPSNHKTPVHELGLNLWRDVVIHSSKTQARLLDTLLELVLRERNGEVINRGLMRNIIKMLMDLGLPVYQHDFEKHFLDVSANFYCCESQKFIETCDCGDYLKKAERRLNEELERVSHYLDPRSESKITNVVEKEMIESHMHTLVHMENSGLVSMLVDDKYEDLQRMYNLFRRVPTGLTIVKEVMTSFIRDTGKQLIMDPERLRDPVDFVQRLLDLKDKYDKVITMSFNNDKTFQNALNSSFEYFINLNARSPEFISLFVDDKLRRGLKGVGEEDVEIVLDKVMMLFRYLQEKDVFEKYYKQHLAKRLLSGKTISDDAERSLIVKLKTECGYQFTSKLEGMFTDMKTSHDTMQGFYAGQGTELGDGPTLSVQVLTTGSWPTQPSPPCNLPQEILGVCDKFRTYYLGTHNGRRLSWQTNMGTADLKATFGKGQKHELNVSTYQMCVLMLFNNVEQLTCKEIEQATAIPMSDLRRCLQSLACVKGKNVLRKEPMSKDIAEDDAFFFNDKFTSKFFKVKIGTVVAQRESEPENLETRQRVEEDRKPQIEAAIVRIMKSRRTLDHNNIVAEVTKQLQSRFLPNPVVIKKRIESLIEREFLERDKVDRKLYRYLA, from the exons ATGAGCACGCAGAAGAAGCGCGCGTTCCAGATAGAGGCGTTCAAGCACCGCGTGGTGGTCGATCCCAAGTACGCCGAGAAGACATGGAAGGTTCTAGAACACGCTATCCACGAGATATACAACCACAACGCCAGTGGACTTAGCTTTGAAGAGCTTTACCG GAATGCTTATAATATGGTGCTACACAAATTTGGGGAGAAACTTTACACAGGACTTGTGACGACCATGACTGCTCATCTAAAAGAAATTTCTCAATCAATTGAATCTGCTCAAGGAGAAATTTTCTTGGATGAGCTCAATAGGAAGTGGGTAGATCATAACAAGGCATTGCAAATGATCCGAGATATACTGATGTACATGGATCGAACATTTATACCTAGCAACCATAAAACACCTGTTCATGAGCTTGGATTGAATCTTTGGAGAGATGTTGTGATCCATTCCAGCAAAACTCAGGCTAGGCTTCTAGATACGCTTCTTGAGCTTGTGCTTAGGGAAAGGAATGGTGAGGTGATAAACAGAGGATTGATgagaaatataataaagatgCTTATGGATTTGGGTTTGCCTGTTTACCAGCATGACTTTGAGAAGCATTTTCTTGATGTATCAGCAAATTTTTACTGTTGTGAGTCCCAGAAATTCATTGAAACTTGTGATTGTGGTGATTATCTGAAAAAAGCTGAGAGACGTTTAAATGAAGAGTTGGAGAGAGTATCTCATTACTTGGATCCTAGGAGTGAGTCAAAGATAACTAATGTGGTGGAGAAGGAGATGATTGAAAGCCATATGCACACTCTAGTTCATATGGAGAACTCAGGCCTAGTTAGTATGCTTGTAGATGACAAATATGAAGACTTGCAAAGAATGTATAATTTGTTTCGCAGGGTGCCTACCGGGCTCACAATTGTTAAAGAAGTCATGACTTCCTTTATACGGGATACAGGTAAACAGCTAATTATGGATCCTGAAAGGTTGAGAGATCCTGTAGATTTTGTTCAACGCCTGTTAGATTTGAAGGATAAATATGACAAGGTTATTACAATGTCTTTTAATAATGATAAGACATTTCAGAATGCCTTGAATTCCTCTTTTGAATATTTCATCAATTTGAATGCCCGGTCTCCAGAGTTCATCTCTTTGTTTGTGGATGACAAACTTCGCCGAGGGTTGAAAGGGGTTGGTGAGGAGGATGTGGAGATTGTACTAGACAAAGTAATGATGCTCTTCCGGTACCTACAGGAGAAGGATGTGTTTGAGAAATATTACAAGCAACATTTGGCAAAAAGGCTTCTTTCAGGGAAGACTATATCTGATGATGCAGAAAGGAGTTTGATTGTTAAGCTCAAAACAGAATGCGGATATCAATTCACTTCTAAGTTAGAGGGTATGTTTACTGACATGAAGACTTCTCATGACACAATGCAGGGTTTCTATGCTGGCCAAGGTACTGAGTTGGGGGACGGCCCTACACTATCTGTCCAGGTGCTTACGACAGGATCATGGCCTACTCAGCCTAGCCCACCGTGTAATCTTCCACAAGAAATATTGGGTGTATGTGACAAGTTTCGAACATATTATCTGGGCACACACAATGGTAGGAGATTGTCCTGGCAAACTAATATGGGGACTGCTGATTTGAAAGCAACATTTGGTAAAGGCCAAAAGCACGAGTTGAATGTTTCCACATACCAAATGTGTGTACTAATGCTTTTCAACAACGTTGAGCAGTTGACTTGTAAGGAGATAGAGCAAGCCACAGCCATTCCCATGTCAGATTTGAGGAGGTGCCTTCAGTCTCTTGCCTGTGTGAAAGGAAAAAATGTTCTTCGAAAAGAGCCAATGAGCAAGGACATAGCAGAGGATGATGCATTCTTCTTTAATGACAAATTCACAAGCAAGTTCTTCAAGGTAAAGATAGGCACTGTCGTTGCACAGAGGGAATCTGAACCAGAAAACCTAGAAACTCGGCAAAGAGTGGAGGAAGACAGAAAGCCACAGATCGAGGCAGCAATTGTGAGGATAATGAAATCAAGACGAACTCTAGATCATAATAATATTGTGGCTGAGGTCACTAAGCAGCTGCAGTCACGGTTTTTACCTAATCCTGTTGTTATTAAGAAAAGAATTGAATCCCTTATTGAGCGTGAGTTTTTGGAGAGGGATAAAGTGGACAGAAAACTGTATCGCTATCTTGCTTGA
- the LOC108345640 gene encoding uncharacterized protein LOC108345640: MSSAKWRALQHRHRYTYTAVVFPPSFLSSLSLLLSDPLFSPFHSSLLHFTSLSSTLSQLSHAKNLASTFLHLLQAHPPPEPQTPLNLACELYLHLLFLENSNPLHKTFLSPLAKTTPFRSILATSFGTLLHNNHAFPRFAVSRAALSVLGMPKLDYLAAVVEDCAVLVASDAVNGLTGVVSETERPSPVLMEQCQEALSCSYYLLQKFPSKFRESEGGESGVVMEGIVSVVLSVLSSTAFSRDCLVAAGVALCAAFQVCVSKEELGSVLIRGVFNNSLQGLDLSGGGGDIGEVRDVIGRIPCKGDLYFGISGLSVLSRLCLIRGVLTAVSRDLLNAHFSGVGGIKTVLYDGVLPELCRFCENPVDSHFNFHALTVMQICLQQIKASLLAGLTDMSGEYEPIPEEMGVRLLRIIWNNLEDPLSQTVKQVHLIFDLFLDIQSSLCEGGERIKEFLVKIGSDLLSLGSRCKGRYIPLALLTKRLGARKMLEMTPDLLFETTQAYIDDDVCCAATSFLKCFLECLRDEFWESDGIEGGYALYRGHCLPPVLYGLGSGSSKLRTNINTYALPVLLEVDVDSIFPMLSFISVGPNGDENRLQYTELVCLDMEVNLEQRIAILVSLLKVSRSLALVEGDIDWAEDPSVNEKEPGLGIESHAIVCIKGINVRIHVQWLVNALTHVDESLRVDAAESLFLNPKTASLPAHLELTLMKEAVPLNMRCCFSAFQMKWSSLFRKFFSRVRTALERQFKQGNWSPLEHAKGNEVYPSKGNDKESTIKRADHLFHFMRWLSGFLFFSCYPSAPYKRKIMAMDLILIMINVWSIKSSICDESNSSLPGSQLYPYNKGMTSSDSTLLLVGSIVDSWDRLRENSFHILLHFPSPLPGISNEDTLKKLIASSMKLVCSPRVRESDAGALSLRLIFKKYVLELGWLIEDSLNVVHLSSKSELVNEVSQSNKSRNPVITYLKSMIDWLDAAVRDGEQDLSKACKNSFVHGVLLALRYTFEELDWNSDVLSSSILELRYLLERLLDLVVRITSLALWVVSADAWHLPEDMDELLDEDNLLMEIPYDEHMPSSECENNNSNPSHDDGRSSEQIVMVGCWLAMKEVSLLLGTIIRKVPLPRNTSSDLSDLEGHSVDFSSDSVLDLEQLKTIGNHFLEVLLKMKHNGAIDKTRAGFTALCNRLLCSNDSRLHRMTEAWMEQLMQRTVAKGQVVDDLLRRSAGIPAAFIALFLSEPEGTPKKLLPRALRWLIDVGNGSMLNQIENNSFDGDPCKSNDSANGNNSTRAAERNVNLTSSKIRDEGVIPTVHAFNVLRAAFNDSNLSTDTSGFSAEALILSIRSFSSPYWEIRNSACLAYTALVRRMIGFLNVHKRESARRAITGLEFFHRYPSLHSFLFNELEVATEFLGCASSEDLESIRGNNLHPSLYPILILLSRLKPSSIAGETGDELDPFLFMPWIRRCSTQSNLRVRVLASRALTSIVSNEKLPAVLHNIISELPSVDKLIKSTSFPISFNFIHGILLQLSALLDINFRNLADNSRKDHIIGELIQNLLLRSWIARPTHCPCPILNETFLRVLDQMLNMARTCQISKHFRSISKLLLELSTECLDLESHSLSYYDPTIAKLREQAAISYFGCFFHAPMDEEETINMRLRHSLPNSESFPEDEMENTSFGLLDRLICCLSDSLYEVRLATLKWLLKFLKASEPSGKVYDLFRNDITAVQLWVKTNLHGTLVNILASEKHHRCTNYILKILVAWSLLQFGKLGQEKCTGTGYVGEMDFDSVLKFWNELVFLYKQARHAKTQETLVRCLGVCIKRITMLFASSIIPNDGIDFSVCGEIHEEEMVVCLFDCIVFFCNMIKQCSSSSEPASIRYAAAESLIASGLLEQAGLLGSFVSNNQIPLGTSSCFVKNEAMNSYAHQVLEVWLTCIKLLEDEDDSVRLRLSSDVQKCFTKEKSRSNHPPGLVPIQVDRVIRLCFDHLSSIFGHWIDYFDYLCQWVLRAENCVAPEGDLVRRVFDKEIDNHYEEKLLISQICCSNMEKLPILKSWADRDEFRSYLHEWRVRFSHQLVSYAQDHIVKQEGNDWIGGVGNHKDAFLPLYANLLGFYAISNCIFLVCNDAKLLLSDVVVLGRAINPFLRNPLISNLFKLVVESHEKVAGDVAEGLLPQIENCSIWDSFNPYFLLY, from the exons atgTCGTCGGCGAAGTGGCGCGCCTTGCAGCATCGCCACCGCTACACCTACACCGCTGTGGTTTTCCCTCCGTCGTTCCTCTCCTCCCTCTCCCTCCTCCTCTCCGACCCTCTTTTCTCCCCCTTCCACTCCTCCCTCCTCCACTTCACTTCTCTCTCCTCCACCCTCTCCCAACTCTCCCACGCCAAAAACCTCGCCTCCaccttcctccacctcctccaagCCCACCCTCCCCCCGAACCTCAAACTCCTCTTAACCTTGCCTGCGAACTCTATCTCCACCTCCTCTTCCTCGAAAACTCCAACCCCCTCCACAAAACCTTCCTTTCTCCCCTCGCCAAAACCACGCCGTTCCGCTCCATCCTCGCCACTTCCTTCGGCACTCTCCTCCATAACAACCATGCCTTCCCGCGCTTCGCCGTCTCTCGCGCCGCGCTCTCTGTCCTCGGCATGCCCAAGCTAGACTACCTCGCCGCAGTAGTGGAAGATTGCGCTGTCCTCGTTGCCTCCGATGCCGTTAATGGCCTAACCGGCGTTGTTTCCGAGACTGAGAGGCCTTCGCCTGTTCTCATGGAACAATGCCAGGAGGCTCTGTCTTGTTCATATTACTTGCTACAGAAGTTTCCTTCCAAGTTTCGCGAAAGTGAGGGTGGTGAGAGCGGTGTTGTCATGGAAGGGATTGTGAGTGTTGTGTTGAGTGTTTTGAGTTCAACTGCGTTTTCGAGGGACTGTCTCGTGGCGGCTGGTGTGGCTCTGTGTGCTGCTTTTCAAGTTTGTGTGAGTAAAGAAGAGCTTGGTTCGGTGTTGATTCGAGGGGTGTTTAATAATAGCTTGCAGGGTTTGGATTtgagtggtggtggtggtgacaTTGGTGAGGTCAGGGATGTGATTGGGAGGATTCCTTGTAAGGGGGATTTGTATTTTGGGATTTCTGGCCTTTCTGTGTTGAGTAGGCTTTGTTTAATTAGAGGGGTTCTCACTGCGGTTTCTAGGGACTTGCTTAATGCTCATTTTAGTGGTGTGGGTGGTATTAAGACTGTCTTGTATGATGGGGTTTTGCCTGAGCTGTGTAGATTCTGTGAGAATCCTGTTGATAGTCACTTCAACTTTCATGCGCTTACGGTGATGCAGATTTGTTTGCAGCAGATTAAGGCGTCGTTGTTGGCGGGTTTAACTGATATGTCCGGGGAGTATGAGCCAATTCCGGAGGAAATGGGGGTGCGGTTGCTTAGGATTATTTGGAATAACTTGGAGGATCCTCTGAGTCAAACAGTGAAGCAGGTGCATCTCATTTTTGACCTGTTTCTCGACATTCAGTCTTCCCTCTGTGAGGGTGGGGAGAGAATAAAGGAGTTTTTGGTGAAGATTGGATCGGATCTTCTTTCGTTGGGGTCTCGGTGTAAGGGGAGATATATTCCATTGGCATTGCTGACGAAGAGATTGGGAGCGAGGAAAATGTTGGAAATGACTCCAGATCTGCTGTTTGAGACAACACAGGCATATATTGATGATGATGTCTGCTGCGCTGCCACATCGTTTCTGAAGTGCTTCCTTGAGTGTTTGCGTGACGAGTTCTGGGAGAGTGATGGTATTGAAGGAGGATACGCTCTCTATAGAGGGCATTGTCTTCCCCCAGTTCTGTATGGGCTAGGTTCTGGATCATCGAAACTTCGCACCAATATAAATACTTATGCCCTGCCAGTTTTACTGGAAGTGGATGTGGACAGTATATTTCCCATGCTTAGTTTCATCTCGGTTGGGCCAAATGGGGATGAGAACAGACTACAATATACAGAACTTGTTTGCTTGGACATGGAAGTGAATCTCGAACAGAGAATTGCTATTCTAGTTTCATTGCTGAAGGTATCTCGGTCACTTGCTTTGGTTGAAGGAGACATTGATTGGGCAGAAGATCCTTCAGTGAATGAAAAGGAGCCTGGGCTGGGAATTGAAAGCCATGCTATTGTTTGCATTAAGGGAATAAATGTTAGGATCCATGTTCAGTGGCTAGTAAATGCATTGACTCATGTGGACGAGTCACTGCGTGTTGATGCTGCTGAGTCTCTTTTCTTAAACCCCAAGACAGCTAGTTTGCCTGCTCATCTAGAGCTCACTCTAATGAAGGAAGCTGTGCCTTTGAATATGAGGTGTTGCTTCTCAGCTTTTCAGATGAAGTGGAGCAGCTTGTTTCGTAAGTTCTTCTCTAGGGTTCGAACAGCCCTGGAGAGACAATTCAAGCAAGGAAACTGGAGCCCTCTCGAGCATGCTAAAGGTAATGAAGTTTATCCTTCTAAAGGGAATGATAAGGAATCAACAATCAAAAGAGCCGATCATCTTTTTCACTTTATGAGGTGGTTGAGTGGCTTCTTATTTTTCTCGTGCTATCCTTCTGCTCCTTACAAGAGGAAAATAATGGCGATGGATCTCATCTTAATTATGATAAATGTTTGGTCTATTAAGTCATCAATTTGTGATGAGTCTAATAGTTCTTTGCCGGGAAGTCAACTTTATCCTTACAACAAGGGGATGACTTCATCTGATTCAACTCTATTGTTAGTTGGGTCAATTGTTGATAGTTGGGACAGGTTGAGAGAAAATTCATTTCACATATTACTCCATTTTCCTAGTCCACTACCTGGAATTTCTAATGAAGACACGCTGAAGAAGCTAATTGCTTCGTCAATGAAATTAGTTTGCAGTCCACGTGTAAGGGAAAGTGATGCTGGAGCTCTATCCTTACGACTTATATTTAAGAAGTACGTGCTGGAGCTAGGTTGGTTGATTGAAGATTCATTAAATGTTGTTCATTTAAGCTCAAAGTCTGAATTGGTAAATGAAGTTAGCCAGTCCAATAAATCCAGAAATCCTGTAATAACGTATTTGAAATCAATGATTGATTGGCTGGATGCTGCTGTAAGAGATGGGGAACAAGATCTTTCTAAAGCATGCAAAAACAGCTTTGTCCATGGTGTATTACTTGCTTTGCGCTATACTTTTGAGGAACTGGATTGGAATTCTGATGTCTTATCATCTAGCATCTTGGAGCTGAGATATTTGTTGGAAAGACTTCTAGATCTTGTTGTTCGGATAACTTCATTGGCACTATGGGTGGTTTCTGCAGATGCTTGGCATTTGCCTGAAGACATGGATGAATTGCTTGATGAGGATAATCTTTTGATGGAGATACCATACGATGAGCATATGCCTTCATCTGaatgtgaaaataataattcaaatccTTCTCATGATGATGGCCGATCATCAGAACAGATAGTCATGGTTGGTTGCTGGCTTGCCATGAAAGAG GTGAGCCTTCTTTTGGGGACTATTATACGAAAGGTGCCATTGCCAAGGAATACTTCTTCGGATTTATCTGATTTAGAGGGGCATTCTGTTGACTTTTCATCTGATTCTGTGCTTGACTTGGAACAACTTAAAACAATAGGAAATCACTTTTTAGAAGTCCTCTTAAAGATGAAGCATAATGGTGCAATTGATAAGACGAGGGCTGGGTTCACAGCTCTTTGCAATCGATTACTCTGCTCTAATGACTCAAG ACTTCATAGAATGACAGAGGCTTGGATGGAACAACTTATGCAAAGAACTGTGGCCAAAGGACAAGTAGTGGATGACTTGCTGAGAAGAAGTGCTGGAATACCTGCTGCATTTATTGCTCTGTTCCTTTCAGAGCCAGAAGGCACCCCAAAGAAGCTTCTGCCTCGGGCATTAAGATGGCTTATAGATGTAGGTAATGGGTCCATGCTGAATCAGATTGAAAACAATAGCTTCGATGGTGACCCATGCAAGTCAAATGATTCTGCAAATGGAAATAATTCTACACGGGCAGCTGAAAGAAATGTCAATCTGACGTCGTCAAAGATCAGAGATGAAGGTGTCATTCCTACAGTACATGCATTTAATGTTCTAAGAGCTGCATTCAATGACTCCAACTTGTCTACTGATACATCTGGTTTCTCTGCCGAGGCTTTGATTTTGTCCATTCGTTCTTTCTCTTCACCGTATTGGGAGATTAGAAACAGTGCTTGTCTGGCTTACACTGCCCTGGTTCGTCGCATGATTGGATTCCTTAATGTTCATAAGCGGGAATCAGCACGACGGGCAATAACTGGACTTGAATTTTTTCACAG GTATCCGTCATTGCATTCATTTCTGTTTAATGAACTGGAAGTTGCCACAGAGTTTTTGGGTTGTGCATCTTCAGAAGATTTAGAGTCCATCCGTGGAAATAATTTGCATCCGAGCTTGTATCCAATTCTGATTCTCTTATCAAGGCTCAAGCCTTCATCAATTGCTGGTGAGACAGGAGATGAGCTAGACCCTTTCCTTTTCATGCCTTGGATTAGAAGGTGCTCAACCCAAAGCAATTTACGAGTTCGTGTTCTTGCATCCAGAGCTCTAACAAGTATAGTATCAAATGAGAAATTGCCTGCAGTCCTTCACAATATTATATCCGAGTTGCCCTCTGTAGATAAACTGATCAAATCAACTAGTTTTCCAATTTCTTTCAACTTCATTCATGGAATTCTCTTGCAGTTGAGCGCTTTACTGGATATAAATTTTAGGAATCTCGCTGATAACTCGAGGAAAGATCATATCATTGGTGAGTTGATTCAAAATCTTCTACTACGGTCATGGATTGCAAGGCCCACTCATTGTCCGTGCCCTATCCTTAATGAAACATTCTTAAGAGTTCTGGATCAAATGCTCAATATGGCAAGAACATGCCAGATCTCAAAACATTTCCGTTCCATTTCCAAGCTGCTATTGGAGCTGTCAACAGAATGCTTAGATTTAGAATCACATAGCCTGTCATATTATGATCCAACCATTGCCAAACTTCGTGAGCAAGCAGCCATTTCATATTTTGGATGTTTTTTTCATGCACCTATGGATGAGGAAGAGACAATCAATATGAGACTAAGGCATTCTCTTCCCAATTCAGAATCATTTCCTGAAGATGAAATGGAAAATACATCTTTTGGTCTTTTGGATAGGTTGATTTGCTGCTTGTCAGACTCATTATATGAAGTTCGGCTTGCAACACTGAAGTGGTTGCTGAAGTTCCTGAAAGCATCGGAGCCTTCTGGCAAGGTCTATGATCTATTCCGTAATGACATCACGGCTGTTCAACTCTGGGTAAAAACTAACCTTCATGGAACCTTGGTGAACATTTTGGCATCAGAGAAGCACCACAGATGTACAAATTACATTCTGAAGATCCTTGTAGCTTGGAGTTTGCTGCAGTTTGGAAAGTTGGGTCAAGAGAAGTGCACCGGTACAGGTTATGTTGGTGAAATGGACTTTGATTCCGTATTGAAATTTTGGAATGAATTAGTTTTCTTGTACAAGCAAGCAAGACATGCAAAGACCCAAGAGACCCTTGTTCGCTGTCTGGGAGTATGCATCAAGAGAATTACAATGTTGTTTGCAAGTTCTATTATACCAAATGACGGAATAGATTTTTCAGTATGTGGTGAAATTCATGAGGAGGAAATGGtagtttgtttgtttgattgCATTGTTTTTTTCTGTAACATGATTAAACAATGTAGTTCATCATCTGAGCCGGCGAGTATCCGCTATGCAGCAGCTGAATCTTTGATAGCATCTGGTTTGCTTGAGCAGGCTGGGCTCCTTGGCTCATTTGTTTCAAATAACCAGATTCCCTTGGGCACTTCATCTTGTTTTGTGAAAAATGAAGCTATGAACTCGTATGCTCATCAGGTACTAGAGGTGTGGCTCACATGCATTAAGCttttggaagatgaagatgattctGTTAGATTGAGGCTTTCCTCAGATGTTCAGAAGTGTTTTACTAAAGAAAAAAGTAGGAGCAACCATCCTCCTGGATTGGTTCCAATCCAAGTAGATAGAGTGATAAGACTCTGTTTTGACCACCTCTCTTCCATTTTTGGCCACTGGATTGATTATTTCGATTATCTTTGTCAATGGGTATTACGTGCTGAAAACTGTGTAGCACCCGAAGGAGATCTTGTGAGACGGGTATTCGACAAGGAGATTGACAATCATTATGAAGAGAAGCTGTTGATCAGTCAAATTTGTTGCTCCAACATGGAAAAACTACCTATTTTGAAGTCCTGGGCTGACAGAGATGAATTCAGGAGCTATTTACATGAATGGAGAGTTAGATTTTCCCATCAACTAGTGTCATATGCTCAAGACCATATTGTGAAACAGGAAGGGAATGATTGGATAGGAGGCGTGGGTAACCATAAAGATGCATTTTTACCCTTATATGCAAATTTACTCGGTTTCTATGCTATTTCTAACTGCATTTTCCTTGTATGTAATGATGCCAAACTACTACTATCTGATGTAGTTGTTCTTGGAAGAGCCATCAATCCATTTCTTAGAAACCCTTTGATTTCTAACCTATTTAAGTTAGTTGTAGAATCACATGAGAAAGTGGCCGGTGATGTTGCTGAAGGCTTGCTTCCTCAGATCGAAAATTGCTCTATCTGGGATAGTTTTAAcccttattttcttctttattag
- the LOC108346121 gene encoding DExH-box ATP-dependent RNA helicase DExH18, mitochondrial — protein sequence MARGLFHLCTRKRTLSKLQALLFNHSHFHTFQNPLSPISTRFSNPLLRPRFSQSSRLTGERFRLARPFSAYGDEEGGGGETPISEFDADCGKNIDFELGNEASSSIHGFSEYGLVANDGSNECNLEIVDSLKECSSISSGSDNGDELGKKSDEFVHMASRDPVELYGEMCSGKRGASLDRSEVEVLREVCLWFAKSGWASNQALAIYIGLSFFPTAVHKFQRFLMKNCPADVAKYLVYLGPSHEAVSFLFPIFVEFCLENFPDEIKRFRNMVESADLTKPHTWFPFARAMKRKIIYHCGPTNSGKTYNALQRFMEAKKGIYCSPLRLLAMEVFDKVNAKGIYCSLLTGQENKRVPFSDHIACTVEMASTQELYDVAVIDEIQMMADPNRGYAWTRALLGLKADEIHLCGDPSVVDIVKKICQDTGDELYEQNYERFKPLVVEAKTLLGNLENIRSGDCVVAFSRREIFEVKLAIETQTKHRCCVIYGALPPETRRQQASLFNDQSNEYDVLVASDAVGMGLNLNIRRVIFNSLSKYNGDKMVPVPASQVKQIAGRAGRRGCLYPDGLATTLHLDDLDYLIECLKQPFDNVKKVGLFPYYEQIELFAGQLPDLTFSQILEKFGESCRLDGSYFLCQHGHIKKIANMLERVQGLSLEDRFQFCFAPVNVREPKAMHHLLRYATSLGQKLPVNVAMGMPKSSARNDAELLDLETRHQVLSMYLWLSNQFDEKTFPYVKKVEAMVSEVAHLLGESLVKANWKPEPRNKGTQKTEKIERQLETGSAVQLQTVKRGMDYSRPQSLTKLYKNRHQDFLPLDKSKKVAS from the exons CCCGTTTCTCAAACCCGCTCCTTCGCCCGAGATTCTCTCAAAGTTCGAGACTTACCGGCGAAAGATTCCGCCTCGCAAGACCTTTTTCCGCATACGGGGATGAGGAGGGCGGCGGCGGCGAGACGCCGATATCTGAGTTCGACGCAGATTGTGGTAAGAACATTGATTTTGAGCTTGGAAATGAGGCTAGTAGTAGTATTCATGGTTTTTCTGAATATGGGCTTGTTGCAAATGATGGTAGTAATGAATGCAATTTAGAGATTGTTGATTCTTTGAAAGAATGTAGTAGTATTAGTAGTGGTAGTGATAATGGCGATGAGTTAGGGAAGAAGAGTGATGAATTTGTTCACATGGCATCACGTGATCCTGTCGAGTTGTACGGCGAAATGTGCAGTGGGAAACGGGGTGCAAGTCTGGATAGGTCAGAGGTAGAGGTGCTGCGAGAAGTGTGCCTTTGGTTTGCCAAATCAGGTTGGGCATCCAATCAGGCCCTTGCCATTTATATTGGTTTGTCATTTTTTCCCACAGCAGTACACAAGTTCCAGAGGTTTCTCATGAAGAACTGCCCTGCTGATGTTGCCAAGTACTTGGTGTATCTTGGGCCGAGCCATGAGGCGGTGAGTTTTTTGTTTCCCATATTTGTGGAGTTTTGTTTGGAGAATTTTCCTGATGAGATAAAGAGGTTCAGGAATATGGTTGAGTCGGCTGACCTCACCAAGCCACACACTTGGTTTCCATTCGCACGAGCGATGAAAAGGAAGATTATTTATCATTGTGGGCCGACGAATAGCGGCAAGACGTATAATGCTTTGCAGCGGTTTATGGAGGCGAAGAAAGGGATTTATTGTAGTCCACTTAGGTTGTTGGCTATGGAAGTTTTTGACAAGGTTAATGCAAAGGGGATCTATTGCAGCCTGTTGACTGGGCAGGAAAACAAGCGTGTACCGTTTTCAGATCATATTGCATGTACTGTGGAAATGGCATCGACACAGGAATTGTATGATGTGGCAGTTATTGATGAGATTCAGATGATGGCAGATCCTAATAGGGGATATGCATGGACAAGGGCTCTCCTTGGGTTGAAGGCTGATGAGATACATTTGTGTGGTGATCCTAGTGTTGTGGATATTGTCAAGAAGATCTGTCAAGACACTGGGGATGAGTTGTATGAACAGAATTATGAGAGGTTCAAACCATTGGTGGTTGAAGCTAAGACACTGCTAGGAAATCTCGAAAATATTCGGTCTGGGGATTGTGTAGTTGCATTCTCTAGAAGAGAGATATTTGAGGTTAAGTTGGCAATTGAGACGCAGACTAAACACCGTTGTTGTGTGATATACGGTGCTCTACCACCTGAAACTCGTAGACAGCAGGCTAGTTTGTTCAACGACCAAAGTAATGAATATGATGTTCTGGTGGCCAGTGATGCAGTGGGAATGGGCCTGAACCTTAACATCAGAAGGGTGATTTTTAATAGCCTTTCAAAGTACAATGGTGACAAAATGGTTCCTGTTCCAGCATCACAGGTTAAGCAAATTGCAGGAAGAGCAGGCCGGAGAGGATGCCTATATCCTGATGGACTTGCCACAACCTTGCATTTAGATGATTTGGACTACTTAATTGAGTGTTTGAAACAACCTTTTGATAATGTGAAAAAGGTAGGCCTGTTTCCATATTATGAACAGATTGAATTGTTTGCTGGGCAACTTCCGGATTTGACATTCAGCCAGATATTAGAAAAATTTGGTGAAAGTTGCCGTTTGGACGGGTCATACTTCTTGTGTCAACATGGTCACATCAAGAAGATTGCTAATATGTTAGAGAGGGTTCAGGGATTATCTCTAGAAGATcgttttcagttttgttttgcTCCTGTCAATGTTAGAGAACCAAAAGCTATGCACCATTTACTTAGATATGCAACATCGCTTGGTCAGAAGCTCCCTGTAAATGTAGCTATGGGCATGCCAAAAAGTTCTGCTCGAAATGATGCTGAACTCCTAGACCTTGAGACTAGGCATCAAGTATTATCTATGTATTTGTGGTTGTCGAACCAATTTGACGAGAAGACATTTCCTTATGTGAAGAAAGTAGAGGCAATGGTTTCAGAAGTTGCTCACTTACTGGGTGAATCTCTTGTCAAAGCTAACTGGAAACCTGAACCAAGGAATAAAGGGAcacaaaaaactgaaaaaattgAAAGGCAACTAGAAACAGGGAGTGCAGTTCAATTACAAACTGTAAAACGGGGAATGGACTATTCAAGGCCACAATcacttacaaaattatataa gAATCGTCATCAGGATTTTTTACCGCTTGATAAGTCAAAGAAAGTAGCTAGCTAA